A region of Fimbriimonadaceae bacterium DNA encodes the following proteins:
- the mrdA gene encoding Peptidoglycan D,D-transpeptidase MrdA, whose translation MSVIHAPIEKKAEFKHLIVPVLFLLIFVIFFLRLWYLQVAQADNLRERAEALRTMSVTKLAPRGLIVDRKDRLLAGIKPVIVITAKPREIQRHPEVLRHVSDMTGIPLQKLEDEVAKNAWLPDVHAPITAGVSIEVATRIAESQDEYPGIGVESQPMRYYPDTKTHCHILGYVWTPNDKDVKRLEDLKLKPPKYVGKVGIEYIYEPMLMGSAGREMLEVNARRTRLYDIATERATPGKKLILTLDAELQRVALQALAGRKGGVAAIDPATGEVLALVSSPTFDAAWFEGGISRAQFKMLQDDPDKPQFNRAIAGAYAPGSTFKIVTTLASTLAGQFNPHSPVFCGGSVRVGNRNVRCMSRHGSVAFQSALAKSCNVYFITLGMRAGENSLRKACAEMGLGAKTGIDLLGESGGIVPTDAWIKRWRPDGRWYPGDTANFSIGQGEISCTPLQMAHLISIVANNGVSHRPHLVKAIQEAMETATATPLETEPPRKVAAPLSMWTNLRSALVQVIQSGTARRTATIPGLEWGGKTGSAENRANHLTHSWFVGFAPADKPRIAIAVLVENAGHGGDVAAPIAAEIVRHHLFGERQSEGLVAAGGRSPNQVP comes from the coding sequence TTGTCCGTCATTCACGCCCCGATTGAGAAGAAGGCCGAGTTCAAGCACCTTATCGTGCCGGTGCTGTTTTTGCTCATCTTCGTGATCTTCTTTCTTCGGCTCTGGTACTTGCAGGTGGCTCAAGCGGACAATCTTCGGGAGCGAGCGGAGGCTCTTCGAACCATGAGCGTGACCAAGCTGGCGCCACGCGGCCTTATCGTCGATCGCAAGGACCGGCTGCTGGCGGGCATCAAGCCCGTTATCGTGATCACCGCCAAGCCGCGCGAAATCCAGCGTCATCCCGAAGTTCTGAGGCACGTCTCCGATATGACCGGGATTCCGCTTCAGAAGCTCGAAGACGAGGTTGCGAAGAATGCGTGGCTGCCTGACGTTCACGCGCCGATCACGGCCGGTGTCTCGATCGAGGTGGCGACGCGCATCGCAGAGAGCCAGGATGAGTACCCCGGCATTGGTGTCGAATCGCAGCCGATGCGCTACTACCCCGACACCAAGACCCACTGTCACATCCTAGGATATGTTTGGACACCGAATGATAAGGATGTCAAGCGTCTTGAAGACCTAAAGCTCAAGCCGCCGAAGTATGTCGGTAAAGTCGGCATCGAATATATCTATGAGCCGATGCTCATGGGTTCGGCGGGCCGGGAGATGCTGGAAGTTAATGCCCGCCGCACCCGGCTTTACGATATCGCAACCGAGCGCGCAACTCCCGGCAAGAAACTGATCCTAACGCTCGATGCCGAGCTGCAGCGTGTGGCTCTGCAAGCCCTCGCCGGCCGTAAGGGCGGGGTGGCCGCAATCGATCCGGCCACCGGCGAAGTCCTTGCTCTGGTCAGCAGCCCCACCTTCGATGCGGCTTGGTTCGAGGGCGGGATCAGCCGCGCCCAATTCAAGATGCTCCAGGACGATCCCGACAAGCCTCAGTTCAATAGGGCGATCGCCGGCGCCTATGCTCCCGGATCAACGTTCAAGATTGTCACCACCCTGGCGTCGACGCTGGCTGGGCAGTTCAATCCGCATTCGCCCGTCTTTTGCGGCGGATCGGTCCGGGTCGGCAACCGCAACGTCCGGTGCATGTCGCGCCACGGCTCGGTCGCCTTCCAGTCGGCGCTGGCCAAGTCCTGCAACGTGTACTTCATAACGCTCGGGATGCGGGCGGGCGAGAACAGTCTGCGCAAAGCCTGCGCGGAAATGGGGCTGGGGGCAAAGACGGGCATCGATTTGCTGGGCGAGTCTGGCGGCATCGTTCCTACCGACGCCTGGATCAAGCGATGGCGCCCTGATGGACGCTGGTACCCAGGCGATACTGCGAATTTTTCGATTGGCCAAGGGGAGATCTCCTGCACTCCGCTGCAGATGGCGCATCTCATCTCGATCGTCGCCAACAACGGCGTCTCCCATCGTCCCCATCTGGTGAAGGCGATCCAGGAAGCCATGGAAACCGCAACGGCCACCCCCTTGGAGACGGAGCCACCGCGCAAAGTCGCGGCACCACTCTCGATGTGGACCAACCTCCGCAGCGCACTGGTTCAGGTCATTCAGTCCGGAACGGCCCGTCGCACTGCCACCATTCCCGGGCTCGAGTGGGGTGGAAAAACGGGATCGGCCGAGAACCGCGCCAATCACCTCACTCATAGCTGGTTCGTCGGCTTCGCTCCTGCCGACAAACCGCGGATCGCGATTGCGGTTCTCGTCGAAAACGCAGGACACGGGGGTGACGTCGCCGCGCCGATCGCGGCTGAGATCGTTCGACACCACCTCTTCGGTGAACGGCAATCGGAAGGGCTAGTGGCGGCAGGAGGGCGTTCCCCCAATCAAGTACCCTGA